A window of Reinekea marina contains these coding sequences:
- a CDS encoding 5-oxoprolinase subunit PxpA, whose product MQLNCDLGESFGQWQLSDEAQVMPYIDMANVACGFHAGDPITISKTLNLAKQHDVCVGAHPAYPDLAGFGRRSMAIALPDVAPLLHYQIAALEGMAKCQGLTLRFVKPHGALYNDMMANPELLTAIMQAVADYPSDLQLMIMSTTNHAEHSKQALYIGVPLLFEVFADRAYTDNGLLMPRTQEGALLSEDEMLDQVTNMIHKKTITTHGGQTLSLPMDSLCVHGDNPTAIKQIQKIRALVNDET is encoded by the coding sequence TTGCAGCTTAATTGCGACTTAGGTGAAAGTTTTGGTCAATGGCAACTGAGCGACGAAGCCCAAGTAATGCCTTATATTGATATGGCTAATGTGGCCTGCGGCTTTCATGCTGGCGACCCGATAACCATCTCTAAAACGCTTAACCTAGCAAAGCAGCACGATGTTTGCGTGGGTGCACACCCTGCTTACCCAGATTTAGCTGGCTTTGGGCGACGTAGCATGGCTATCGCGCTACCTGACGTTGCTCCGTTACTGCACTACCAAATTGCGGCGCTCGAAGGTATGGCCAAATGCCAAGGGTTAACGCTTCGTTTTGTAAAACCTCATGGCGCTTTATATAACGACATGATGGCGAACCCCGAGTTATTAACCGCAATAATGCAAGCCGTAGCCGATTACCCAAGTGACTTGCAGCTGATGATCATGAGTACCACTAATCATGCCGAGCACAGTAAACAAGCCCTCTATATTGGCGTGCCGTTATTGTTTGAAGTATTCGCCGACCGAGCCTATACCGATAACGGTCTATTGATGCCCCGCACGCAAGAAGGCGCTTTACTTTCAGAAGACGAGATGCTCGACCAGGTGACGAACATGATTCACAAAAAAACCATTACAACCCATGGCGGGCAGACACTTTCTTTGCCAATGGATTCACTGTGCGTTCATGGTGACAACCCAACAGCAATAAAACAGATTCAAAAAATTAGAGCGCTAGTCAACGATGAGACTTGA
- the pxpB gene encoding 5-oxoprolinase subunit PxpB, translated as MRLEVASENSVILYVTYSPSRASIRRLQSLCDLIRLSLGASLVDLVPSYTSILISFNPLQTNHRQVGQKVKELIPSLKDYHSPQLSGKLVRMPVYYGEEVALDLERIAKFHSIKPEAVITAHCQKIYDVFAIGFAPGFAYLGEVEAHIAMPRLPSPRAIIPAGSVAIADQQTAIYPFATPGGWNIIGRCPSVLFDPNTDPCMPYQVGDQVQFMAISKEEFIELGGTL; from the coding sequence ATGAGACTTGAAGTAGCCTCTGAAAATTCGGTTATATTGTACGTAACCTATTCACCCAGCCGTGCTTCTATTCGCCGATTACAGTCACTGTGCGATCTTATTCGCTTGAGCTTAGGCGCTTCTTTAGTTGACCTCGTACCTTCTTACACGTCCATTCTGATTTCGTTTAACCCTTTACAAACAAACCACCGGCAGGTTGGACAAAAAGTAAAGGAGCTGATCCCTTCACTAAAGGATTACCATAGCCCACAACTGAGCGGTAAATTAGTTCGCATGCCGGTTTACTATGGCGAAGAGGTCGCACTCGATCTTGAACGAATTGCTAAGTTTCACAGCATAAAACCTGAGGCCGTGATAACCGCCCACTGCCAAAAAATCTACGATGTATTTGCCATTGGCTTTGCACCGGGCTTTGCCTATTTAGGTGAAGTTGAAGCTCACATTGCCATGCCTCGTTTGCCTTCGCCACGCGCAATTATTCCAGCTGGCTCTGTTGCTATAGCCGATCAGCAAACGGCTATCTATCCTTTTGCTACACCGGGAGGCTGGAACATTATCGGGCGCTGCCCCAGTGTTTTATTTGATCCAAATACCGATCCTTGCATGCCATACCAAGTGGGTGATCAAGTACAGTTTATGGCGATAAGCAAAGAGGAGTTTATTGAATTGGGCGGCACGTTATGA
- a CDS encoding Ppx/GppA phosphatase family protein: protein MNAPQYFAAVDLGSNSFHLVIMKNENHGLTSVDCRRELVRLAAGVDGGKVNHETKSRALRCLSHFHDHLQTFPSIAVSAVGTSAFRNLDPENNFFELAKATLGHDIRILSGEDEARYIYRGVSQGQPEQKRFVIDIGGGSTEMIYGEGRDPKVVASLELGCVTLTSRFLNYDKLPQDQLNKCIEYVDQQINTIAHRFDGLEWEDAMGSSGTIKSVSWAMHNLGIAEEGIIRREQLDRLLPVLTQAENQHQLSHLLELNPRRIAVFGAGYIILNRLFHCFNINELRISNKAIREGLIDELVAPTYTVD from the coding sequence ATGAATGCACCACAGTACTTTGCCGCAGTAGACCTGGGCTCAAACAGCTTCCATCTCGTTATCATGAAAAACGAGAATCATGGTCTTACGTCTGTAGATTGCCGGCGGGAACTTGTACGTCTGGCGGCTGGCGTTGACGGTGGAAAAGTGAACCACGAAACCAAATCTCGTGCACTTCGGTGTTTATCCCATTTTCACGACCACCTACAAACCTTTCCCTCTATAGCGGTTTCTGCCGTTGGTACCAGTGCATTTCGTAATTTAGACCCTGAAAATAACTTCTTTGAACTCGCAAAAGCTACGTTAGGGCACGACATTCGTATTTTAAGCGGCGAAGACGAGGCCCGATATATCTATCGTGGTGTTTCTCAAGGGCAGCCAGAGCAAAAACGTTTTGTCATCGATATTGGCGGTGGAAGCACCGAAATGATTTATGGCGAAGGCCGCGACCCAAAAGTTGTCGCCAGTTTAGAGTTAGGCTGCGTGACCTTAACGTCACGTTTTTTAAATTACGATAAGCTGCCACAAGATCAACTGAATAAATGCATCGAGTATGTAGACCAGCAAATCAATACCATCGCGCATCGGTTTGATGGCCTCGAATGGGAAGATGCTATGGGCTCTTCCGGTACGATTAAATCGGTCAGTTGGGCAATGCACAATTTAGGCATTGCCGAAGAAGGCATCATTCGCCGCGAGCAACTAGACCGGTTACTGCCGGTATTAACGCAAGCCGAAAACCAGCACCAACTGTCACATCTATTAGAATTAAATCCTCGTAGAATTGCAGTGTTTGGCGCAGGCTATATTATTTTGAATCGGCTTTTTCACTGTTTCAACATTAATGAATTGCGCATTTCGAATAAAGCCATTCGCGAAGGTTTGATCGATGAGCTTGTTGCACCGACCTATACTGTTGATTAA